A stretch of the Panicum virgatum strain AP13 chromosome 9N, P.virgatum_v5, whole genome shotgun sequence genome encodes the following:
- the LOC120687927 gene encoding pentatricopeptide repeat-containing protein At5g15280, mitochondrial-like isoform X2, protein MWKPWRLPGAIRIRHLRREAKFGGRGFANDAPKLNSDNGSLFRSGSSHVGENRNPVFAGAPEEAGSDFVQKTGGKSKPEAHSAVKSCSGIGSLIISKCAHIFESRRDTFDGKCSLQDVLKPGLWLSPETLRRFWRVSELKPEDYLDILIGFGSSSGQVRNARFLWNLYRWASQQSKEFQHLPRSNETMVAILVDAHMLSQAESLLLSLDDHMALAVSSELFSRIIQAYSEACNLEKSVALYDYARCKCLIPSVSCYQVLLHFLIRKRKDELILRVYLDMLQAGFGSCTKGDILDSVFIALIKKDNFLEALAILRQIKSLGLKLSKGSLSIIVEEFNKKKDIGDMMNFLEEWRCLPELRLCNRILASSCTNLGGVFREGLYRHAKYVFEDMVERKVTPNLSTYKIILAGYCWYRQFDDIEQVLRDMKTNGVNDLPSGNCALSKTLSFLGLDYLGVKIKRDNATGFPKAEFFDSVGNGLYLDTDSKKFEISLAQILDTALQPDVNSELVSASQQGNVANALLVKDEAFQWGYAISPASCSELFKALCVSPAFVIDAIDLMEEMPDIFDKFGAQSLNLFIQTLSRNGMPAHARLVFKKMVREGLSISQDTYTYLMIGFCKERNIAGFWECWNLATNYSWSPDSKDMMALTSCLCKWGVIEEALKLMNQLFDCYPDLFFSAYYALLEELCRTGLTSVGCAMLEALKEKGMVVDSSMLFCVMEGFLKEHKTAESIGMYDMWLYKCKELDTFTFRSILPSVPLLDMDRAKNLVESVLNMEFTEFSYCSCILKELVQTGNMKRVMQVLQESIPWKLSGTLLNSLIQAYGCLKNWRMLDAVLCMMLKMHANLSISSYRFLVCRMCEQSRFSSASSLRTLFQHSDKSRKLISCNILIFYLFQRRNTSQVHDLLKDMECNGISPDRMTYDFLVYGFHKSGDANSSVSMLDACIAQGIQPSNRSLRIVLSHHCKLGNLDKSQALFHLIESSGWKHGSIIRTILTSCLLSSGRHLEAKLCLNNLSKSEFIGSYTNFDDLVKKFCVLGDLKTALKLLDTMLKKGKLPSEVSYSSIIYRLFILKEFDQALDFLVEMQFASLTPSETSVDALVHGLCATGRTCDAMKILQMLITLGSVPSYGMYRVVLDSYCRSNNLQKATALLHDMQQAGQVPNFEMQWSIISNFSSTNEKAEGHGEPILPNLFLNPP, encoded by the exons ATGTGGAAGCCATGGCGGTTACCGGGCGCAATTCGTATCCGCCATCTCAG GAGAGAAGCCAAGTTTGGAGGCCGAGGTTTTGCCAATGATGCCCCGAAGCTGAACTCCGACAACGGGAGCTTGTTCAGAAGTGGAAGCAGCCACGTTGGGGAGAACCGCAATCCAGTCTTTGCAGGCGCTCCGGAGGAAGCTGGGTCTGATTTTGTGCAGAAAACTGGAGGAAAGTCCAAACCCGAGGCCCATTCTGCAGTAAAATCATGCTCTGGTATTGGGAGTCTGATTATATCAAAGTGCGCTCACATATTTGAGAGTAGAAGGGACACCTTTGATGGGAAGTGCAGCTTGCAAGATGTTCTTAAGCCTGGTTTGTGGCTCTCACCGGAGACCCTTCGCCGGTTCTGGCGCGTCTCTGAGCTGAAGCCTGAGGATTATCTTGACATATTGATTGGTTTTGGGTCTAGCTCGGGACAAGTGAGGAACGCGAGGTTTTTATGGAATTTGTACAGGTGGGCCTCACAGCAAAGCAAGGAGTTCCAACATCTGCCAAGGTCAAATGAGACCATGGTAGCCATACTTGTGGATGCTCATATGCTCAGTCAGGCTGAATCACTACTGCTCTCATTGGATGATCATATGGCTCTGGCCGTTTCAAGTGAACTATTCAGTCGGATTATCCAGGCGTATTCAGAAGCATGCAACCTCGAGAAATCAGTTGCACTTTACGATTATGCAAGGTGTAAGTGTTTGATTCCTTCAGTTTCATGCTACCAAGTACTTCTTCATTTTCTGATCAGAAAGAGAAAGGATGAATTGATTTTAAGAGTATATTTGGACATGCTTCAAGCTGGGTTCGGTTCTTGCACCAAAGGAGACATTCTTGATTCTGTTTTCATTGCTTTAATCAAGAAAGACAATTTTTTGGAAGCTCTTGCTATACTTCGGCAAATAAAGAGTTTGGGTCTTAAATTAAGCAAGGGATCCTTATCAATTATTGTAGAAGAATttaacaagaaaaaggacattGGGGATATGATGAACTTTTTGGAAGAGTGGAGGTGTTTACCTGAGTTGCGTCTTTGCAACAGAATCCTTGCGTCTTCATGCACAAATCTCG GTGGCGTTTTCAGGGAGGGACTGTACAGACATGCAAAGTATGTCTTTGAAGATATGGTTGAAAGAAAAGTAACGCCTAATCTTTCAACATATAAGATAATTCTGGCAGGATATTGCTGGTATAGACAGTTTGATGATATTGAACAAGTCTTGAGGGATATGAAAACCAATGGTGTAAATGATCTTCCTTCTGGAAACTGTGCACTCTCTAAGACCTTATCATTCTTGGGGCTAGATTACCTAGGAGTGAAAATTAAGAGAGATAATGCCACTGGTTTCCCGAAAGCTGAGTTTTTTGATTCGGTTGGCAACGGTCTTTATTTGGACACTGACTCAAAAAAGTTTGAGATTTCACTGGCACAGATTTTGGATACTGCACTTCAACCAGATGTTAACTCAGAGCTAGTCAGTGCATCTCAGCAAGGCAATGTTGCAAATGCTCTTcttgtgaaagatgaagcttttCAATGGGGATATGCCATTTCACCAGCTAGCTGTTCAGAATTATTCAAGGCCTTATGTGTGAGCCCTGCATTTGTAATAGATGCCATTGACCTTATGGAGGAGATGCCAGATATATTTGACAAGTTTGGTGCTCAAAGCCTTAATTTATTTATCCAAACCTTGAGTAGGAATGGGATGCCAGCTCATGCAAGACtggtttttaaaaaaatggtcAGAGAAGGCTTGTCAATCAGTCAAGATACATATACTTATTTGATGATAGGCTTCTGCAAAGAAAGAAACATAGCAGGGTTTTGGGAATGTTGGAATCTTGCAACAAATTATAGTTGGTCACCTGATAGCAAGGATATGATGGCCCTCACCAGTTGCTTGTGCAAATGGGGAGTAATTGAGGAAGCCCTGAAGCTTATGAACCAATTATTTGACTGTTATCCGGATCTATTTTTCAGTGCATATTATGCACTTCTCGAAGAATTGTGCAGGACAGGGTTGACCAGTGTTGGATGTGCAATGTTGGAGGCTCTCAAAGAAAAGGGAATGGTTGTGGATAGCTCAATGCTCTTTTGTGTGATGGAGGGCTTCCTAAAGGAGCATAAGACTGCTGAATCAATTGGAATGTATGACATGTGGCTTTACAAATGCAAAGAACTAGATACATTTACTTTCCGTTCTATATTGCCTTCAGTGCCATTGCTTGATATGGACCGAGCCAAGAACTTGGTTGAATCTGTACTGAACATGGAATTTACTGAATTCTCATATTGCAGTTGCATTTTGAAGGAATTAGTGCAAACAGGAAATATGAAGCGGGTAATGCAAGTCTTGCAAGAATCAATTCCTTGGAAGCTCAGTGGCACCTTGTTAAATTCCTTAATTCAAGCATATGGTTGTCTAAAAAATTGGAGAATGTTAGATGCAGTTCTTTGCATGATGCTGAAGATGCATGCCAACCTTTCTATATCTAGCTATCGCTTCCTTGTCTGTAGAATGTGTGAGCAAAGTCGGTTTTCTAGTGCATCAAGCCTTAGGACACTGTTCCAACATAGTGACAAGTCAAGAAAGCTAATTTCATGTAATATTCtaatattttatctttttcaGAGAAGGAACACCTCACAGGTTCATGATTTATTGAAGGACATGGAATGTAATGGTATTTCTCCAGACAGAATGACCTATGACTTCCTTGTCTATGGATTTCACAAGTCTGGAGATGCCAATAGTTCAGTTAGCATGCTTGATGCCTGTATTGCTCAGGGAATACAACCAAGCAACCGCAGTCTCAGAATAGTGTTGAGTCATCACTGCAAGCTAGGAAACCTTGACAAATCACAAGCATTATTTCACTTGATTGAGAGCAGTGGATGGAAGCATGGTTCTATCATTAGGACCATCCTCACTTCATGTCTTCTTTCATCTGGGAGACATTTGGAAGCAAAATTATGTCTGAACAACCTgagcaaaagtgagtttattggATCGTACACCAATTTTGATGACCTCGTCAAGAAATTCTGCGTACTAGGAGACTTGAAAACGGCTCTTAAACTGCTAGATACAATGTTAAAGAAAGGCAAACTACCTAGTGAAGTCAGTTACAGTTCTATTATATACAGACTGTTTATATTAAAAGAATTTGATCAGGCACTTGATTTTCTCGTGGAAATGCAATTTGCAAGCCTAACACCAAGTGAGACCTCCGTTGATGCACTTGTACATGGCCTTTGTGCCACAGGAAGAACTTGTGATGCTATGAAGATTTTGCAAATGCTAATCACCTTGGGATCTGTACCATCCTATGGCATGTATAGAGTtgttcttgatagctattgcaGAAGTAATAATCTACAGAAGGCTACGGCACTTCTGCATGACATGCAACAAGCAGGGCAAGTACCCAACTTTGAGATGCAATGGTCTATTATAAGCAATTTCAGCAGTACCAATGAGAAAGCTGAAGGACATGGAGAGCCCATTTTGCCAAACCTTTTCCTTAATCCCCCATAA
- the LOC120687927 gene encoding pentatricopeptide repeat-containing protein At5g15280, mitochondrial-like isoform X3 codes for MWKPWRLPGAIRIRHLRREAKFGGRGFANDAPKLNSDNGSLFRSGSSHVGENRNPVFAGAPEEAGSDFVQKTGGKSKPEAHSAVKSCSGIGSLIISKCAHIFESRRDTFDGKCSLQDVLKPGLWLSPETLRRFWRVSELKPEDYLDILIGFGSSSGQVRNARFLWNLYRWASQQSKEFQHLPRSNETMVAILVDAHMLSQAESLLLSLDDHMALAVSSELFSRIIQAYSEACNLEKSVALYDYARCGVFREGLYRHAKYVFEDMVERKVTPNLSTYKIILAGYCWYRQFDDIEQVLRDMKTNGVNDLPSGNCALSKTLSFLGLDYLGVKIKRDNATGFPKAEFFDSVGNGLYLDTDSKKFEISLAQILDTALQPDVNSELVSASQQGNVANALLVKDEAFQWGYAISPASCSELFKALCVSPAFVIDAIDLMEEMPDIFDKFGAQSLNLFIQTLSRNGMPAHARLVFKKMVREGLSISQDTYTYLMIGFCKERNIAGFWECWNLATNYSWSPDSKDMMALTSCLCKWGVIEEALKLMNQLFDCYPDLFFSAYYALLEELCRTGLTSVGCAMLEALKEKGMVVDSSMLFCVMEGFLKEHKTAESIGMYDMWLYKCKELDTFTFRSILPSVPLLDMDRAKNLVESVLNMEFTEFSYCSCILKELVQTGNMKRVMQVLQESIPWKLSGTLLNSLIQAYGCLKNWRMLDAVLCMMLKMHANLSISSYRFLVCRMCEQSRFSSASSLRTLFQHSDKSRKLISCNILIFYLFQRRNTSQVHDLLKDMECNGISPDRMTYDFLVYGFHKSGDANSSVSMLDACIAQGIQPSNRSLRIVLSHHCKLGNLDKSQALFHLIESSGWKHGSIIRTILTSCLLSSGRHLEAKLCLNNLSKSEFIGSYTNFDDLVKKFCVLGDLKTALKLLDTMLKKGKLPSEVSYSSIIYRLFILKEFDQALDFLVEMQFASLTPSETSVDALVHGLCATGRTCDAMKILQMLITLGSVPSYGMYRVVLDSYCRSNNLQKATALLHDMQQAGQVPNFEMQWSIISNFSSTNEKAEGHGEPILPNLFLNPP; via the exons ATGTGGAAGCCATGGCGGTTACCGGGCGCAATTCGTATCCGCCATCTCAG GAGAGAAGCCAAGTTTGGAGGCCGAGGTTTTGCCAATGATGCCCCGAAGCTGAACTCCGACAACGGGAGCTTGTTCAGAAGTGGAAGCAGCCACGTTGGGGAGAACCGCAATCCAGTCTTTGCAGGCGCTCCGGAGGAAGCTGGGTCTGATTTTGTGCAGAAAACTGGAGGAAAGTCCAAACCCGAGGCCCATTCTGCAGTAAAATCATGCTCTGGTATTGGGAGTCTGATTATATCAAAGTGCGCTCACATATTTGAGAGTAGAAGGGACACCTTTGATGGGAAGTGCAGCTTGCAAGATGTTCTTAAGCCTGGTTTGTGGCTCTCACCGGAGACCCTTCGCCGGTTCTGGCGCGTCTCTGAGCTGAAGCCTGAGGATTATCTTGACATATTGATTGGTTTTGGGTCTAGCTCGGGACAAGTGAGGAACGCGAGGTTTTTATGGAATTTGTACAGGTGGGCCTCACAGCAAAGCAAGGAGTTCCAACATCTGCCAAGGTCAAATGAGACCATGGTAGCCATACTTGTGGATGCTCATATGCTCAGTCAGGCTGAATCACTACTGCTCTCATTGGATGATCATATGGCTCTGGCCGTTTCAAGTGAACTATTCAGTCGGATTATCCAGGCGTATTCAGAAGCATGCAACCTCGAGAAATCAGTTGCACTTTACGATTATGCAAGGT GTGGCGTTTTCAGGGAGGGACTGTACAGACATGCAAAGTATGTCTTTGAAGATATGGTTGAAAGAAAAGTAACGCCTAATCTTTCAACATATAAGATAATTCTGGCAGGATATTGCTGGTATAGACAGTTTGATGATATTGAACAAGTCTTGAGGGATATGAAAACCAATGGTGTAAATGATCTTCCTTCTGGAAACTGTGCACTCTCTAAGACCTTATCATTCTTGGGGCTAGATTACCTAGGAGTGAAAATTAAGAGAGATAATGCCACTGGTTTCCCGAAAGCTGAGTTTTTTGATTCGGTTGGCAACGGTCTTTATTTGGACACTGACTCAAAAAAGTTTGAGATTTCACTGGCACAGATTTTGGATACTGCACTTCAACCAGATGTTAACTCAGAGCTAGTCAGTGCATCTCAGCAAGGCAATGTTGCAAATGCTCTTcttgtgaaagatgaagcttttCAATGGGGATATGCCATTTCACCAGCTAGCTGTTCAGAATTATTCAAGGCCTTATGTGTGAGCCCTGCATTTGTAATAGATGCCATTGACCTTATGGAGGAGATGCCAGATATATTTGACAAGTTTGGTGCTCAAAGCCTTAATTTATTTATCCAAACCTTGAGTAGGAATGGGATGCCAGCTCATGCAAGACtggtttttaaaaaaatggtcAGAGAAGGCTTGTCAATCAGTCAAGATACATATACTTATTTGATGATAGGCTTCTGCAAAGAAAGAAACATAGCAGGGTTTTGGGAATGTTGGAATCTTGCAACAAATTATAGTTGGTCACCTGATAGCAAGGATATGATGGCCCTCACCAGTTGCTTGTGCAAATGGGGAGTAATTGAGGAAGCCCTGAAGCTTATGAACCAATTATTTGACTGTTATCCGGATCTATTTTTCAGTGCATATTATGCACTTCTCGAAGAATTGTGCAGGACAGGGTTGACCAGTGTTGGATGTGCAATGTTGGAGGCTCTCAAAGAAAAGGGAATGGTTGTGGATAGCTCAATGCTCTTTTGTGTGATGGAGGGCTTCCTAAAGGAGCATAAGACTGCTGAATCAATTGGAATGTATGACATGTGGCTTTACAAATGCAAAGAACTAGATACATTTACTTTCCGTTCTATATTGCCTTCAGTGCCATTGCTTGATATGGACCGAGCCAAGAACTTGGTTGAATCTGTACTGAACATGGAATTTACTGAATTCTCATATTGCAGTTGCATTTTGAAGGAATTAGTGCAAACAGGAAATATGAAGCGGGTAATGCAAGTCTTGCAAGAATCAATTCCTTGGAAGCTCAGTGGCACCTTGTTAAATTCCTTAATTCAAGCATATGGTTGTCTAAAAAATTGGAGAATGTTAGATGCAGTTCTTTGCATGATGCTGAAGATGCATGCCAACCTTTCTATATCTAGCTATCGCTTCCTTGTCTGTAGAATGTGTGAGCAAAGTCGGTTTTCTAGTGCATCAAGCCTTAGGACACTGTTCCAACATAGTGACAAGTCAAGAAAGCTAATTTCATGTAATATTCtaatattttatctttttcaGAGAAGGAACACCTCACAGGTTCATGATTTATTGAAGGACATGGAATGTAATGGTATTTCTCCAGACAGAATGACCTATGACTTCCTTGTCTATGGATTTCACAAGTCTGGAGATGCCAATAGTTCAGTTAGCATGCTTGATGCCTGTATTGCTCAGGGAATACAACCAAGCAACCGCAGTCTCAGAATAGTGTTGAGTCATCACTGCAAGCTAGGAAACCTTGACAAATCACAAGCATTATTTCACTTGATTGAGAGCAGTGGATGGAAGCATGGTTCTATCATTAGGACCATCCTCACTTCATGTCTTCTTTCATCTGGGAGACATTTGGAAGCAAAATTATGTCTGAACAACCTgagcaaaagtgagtttattggATCGTACACCAATTTTGATGACCTCGTCAAGAAATTCTGCGTACTAGGAGACTTGAAAACGGCTCTTAAACTGCTAGATACAATGTTAAAGAAAGGCAAACTACCTAGTGAAGTCAGTTACAGTTCTATTATATACAGACTGTTTATATTAAAAGAATTTGATCAGGCACTTGATTTTCTCGTGGAAATGCAATTTGCAAGCCTAACACCAAGTGAGACCTCCGTTGATGCACTTGTACATGGCCTTTGTGCCACAGGAAGAACTTGTGATGCTATGAAGATTTTGCAAATGCTAATCACCTTGGGATCTGTACCATCCTATGGCATGTATAGAGTtgttcttgatagctattgcaGAAGTAATAATCTACAGAAGGCTACGGCACTTCTGCATGACATGCAACAAGCAGGGCAAGTACCCAACTTTGAGATGCAATGGTCTATTATAAGCAATTTCAGCAGTACCAATGAGAAAGCTGAAGGACATGGAGAGCCCATTTTGCCAAACCTTTTCCTTAATCCCCCATAA
- the LOC120687927 gene encoding pentatricopeptide repeat-containing protein At5g15280, mitochondrial-like isoform X5, giving the protein MWKPWRLPGAIRIRHLRREAKFGGRGFANDAPKLNSDNGSLFRSGSSHVGENRNPVFAGAPEEAGSDFVQKTGGKSKPEAHSAVKSCSGIGSLIISKCAHIFESRRDTFDGKCSLQDVLKPGLWLSPETLRRFWRVSELKPEDYLDILIGFGSSSGQVRNARFLWNLYRWASQQSKEFQHLPRSNETMVAILVDAHMLSQAESLLLSLDDHMALAVSSELFSRIIQAYSEACNLEKSVALYDYARWRDCTDMQSMSLKIWLKEK; this is encoded by the exons ATGTGGAAGCCATGGCGGTTACCGGGCGCAATTCGTATCCGCCATCTCAG GAGAGAAGCCAAGTTTGGAGGCCGAGGTTTTGCCAATGATGCCCCGAAGCTGAACTCCGACAACGGGAGCTTGTTCAGAAGTGGAAGCAGCCACGTTGGGGAGAACCGCAATCCAGTCTTTGCAGGCGCTCCGGAGGAAGCTGGGTCTGATTTTGTGCAGAAAACTGGAGGAAAGTCCAAACCCGAGGCCCATTCTGCAGTAAAATCATGCTCTGGTATTGGGAGTCTGATTATATCAAAGTGCGCTCACATATTTGAGAGTAGAAGGGACACCTTTGATGGGAAGTGCAGCTTGCAAGATGTTCTTAAGCCTGGTTTGTGGCTCTCACCGGAGACCCTTCGCCGGTTCTGGCGCGTCTCTGAGCTGAAGCCTGAGGATTATCTTGACATATTGATTGGTTTTGGGTCTAGCTCGGGACAAGTGAGGAACGCGAGGTTTTTATGGAATTTGTACAGGTGGGCCTCACAGCAAAGCAAGGAGTTCCAACATCTGCCAAGGTCAAATGAGACCATGGTAGCCATACTTGTGGATGCTCATATGCTCAGTCAGGCTGAATCACTACTGCTCTCATTGGATGATCATATGGCTCTGGCCGTTTCAAGTGAACTATTCAGTCGGATTATCCAGGCGTATTCAGAAGCATGCAACCTCGAGAAATCAGTTGCACTTTACGATTATGCAAGGT GGAGGGACTGTACAGACATGCAAAGTATGTCTTTGAAGATATGGTTGAAAGAAAAGTAA
- the LOC120687927 gene encoding pentatricopeptide repeat-containing protein At5g15280, mitochondrial-like isoform X4 → MWKPWRLPGAIRIRHLRREAKFGGRGFANDAPKLNSDNGSLFRSGSSHVGENRNPVFAGAPEEAGSDFVQKTGGKSKPEAHSAVKSCSGIGSLIISKCAHIFESRRDTFDGKCSLQDVLKPGLWLSPETLRRFWRVSELKPEDYLDILIGFGSSSGQVRNARFLWNLYRWASQQSKEFQHLPRSNETMVAILVDAHMLSQAESLLLSLDDHMALAVSSELFSRIIQAYSEACNLEKSVALYDYARCKCLIPSVSCYQVLLHFLIRKRKDELILRVYLDMLQAGFGSCTKGDILDSVFIALIKKDNFLEALAILRQIKSLGLKLSKGSLSIIVEEFNKKKDIGDMMNFLEEWRCLPELRLCNRILASSCTNLGRDCTDMQSMSLKIWLKEK, encoded by the exons ATGTGGAAGCCATGGCGGTTACCGGGCGCAATTCGTATCCGCCATCTCAG GAGAGAAGCCAAGTTTGGAGGCCGAGGTTTTGCCAATGATGCCCCGAAGCTGAACTCCGACAACGGGAGCTTGTTCAGAAGTGGAAGCAGCCACGTTGGGGAGAACCGCAATCCAGTCTTTGCAGGCGCTCCGGAGGAAGCTGGGTCTGATTTTGTGCAGAAAACTGGAGGAAAGTCCAAACCCGAGGCCCATTCTGCAGTAAAATCATGCTCTGGTATTGGGAGTCTGATTATATCAAAGTGCGCTCACATATTTGAGAGTAGAAGGGACACCTTTGATGGGAAGTGCAGCTTGCAAGATGTTCTTAAGCCTGGTTTGTGGCTCTCACCGGAGACCCTTCGCCGGTTCTGGCGCGTCTCTGAGCTGAAGCCTGAGGATTATCTTGACATATTGATTGGTTTTGGGTCTAGCTCGGGACAAGTGAGGAACGCGAGGTTTTTATGGAATTTGTACAGGTGGGCCTCACAGCAAAGCAAGGAGTTCCAACATCTGCCAAGGTCAAATGAGACCATGGTAGCCATACTTGTGGATGCTCATATGCTCAGTCAGGCTGAATCACTACTGCTCTCATTGGATGATCATATGGCTCTGGCCGTTTCAAGTGAACTATTCAGTCGGATTATCCAGGCGTATTCAGAAGCATGCAACCTCGAGAAATCAGTTGCACTTTACGATTATGCAAGGTGTAAGTGTTTGATTCCTTCAGTTTCATGCTACCAAGTACTTCTTCATTTTCTGATCAGAAAGAGAAAGGATGAATTGATTTTAAGAGTATATTTGGACATGCTTCAAGCTGGGTTCGGTTCTTGCACCAAAGGAGACATTCTTGATTCTGTTTTCATTGCTTTAATCAAGAAAGACAATTTTTTGGAAGCTCTTGCTATACTTCGGCAAATAAAGAGTTTGGGTCTTAAATTAAGCAAGGGATCCTTATCAATTATTGTAGAAGAATttaacaagaaaaaggacattGGGGATATGATGAACTTTTTGGAAGAGTGGAGGTGTTTACCTGAGTTGCGTCTTTGCAACAGAATCCTTGCGTCTTCATGCACAAATCTCG GGAGGGACTGTACAGACATGCAAAGTATGTCTTTGAAGATATGGTTGAAAGAAAAGTAA